The following are encoded together in the Montipora foliosa isolate CH-2021 chromosome 12, ASM3666993v2, whole genome shotgun sequence genome:
- the LOC137978387 gene encoding E3 ubiquitin-protein ligase TRIM9-like, producing MEGELTCPVCKKPFVSPIALPCSHSVCLGCSQSSVTTAGGDIPTSSNGTGHRDSDETSYVSLYDFNHLYQSIGNLPCLKCPSCKKMFPLDGRGVNGFPRNRLLENIVNRYYTKSNEIVYCQLCDEHQPSKATVMCEQCEVAYCDRCCKTCHPSRGPLAKHSLVAPTSLKTPHKPTVLKCGSHNEENISMYCVFCRVPVCYVCLERGQHSGHEVKALGAMFKEQKGELLANIKLLDAKNNELKAFVQHLDGNCSSIQENGLEFEASVVAQCDALINFIQQRKVELIEAITTEMNSKIQIIKEQMKSCDKKFQNVAGLIQYANECLKETDAASFLLVANSLNGRITSLITNEWSKDVKLQPSTGVELELTLDTSAVRAALHDLHFIELKAPMAPEIMPDECTVTNNAITLSWKPRNQGCVDGYVVEIDDGTSSGKEDNFLEVYRGNSLECTVSGLQFNSTYRARVKGFNKAGQGAPSDEVYLTTSDVAWFALDPATAHPDIVLTNDNATTTCTSFDDRVVLGNIGFSRGCHYWEVTIDRYDGNPDPAVGVALGSTVKDSILGKDDKAWCMYIDSSRSWFRHNNEHSNRRDGGVDVGAVIGVLLDISNHKVTFYLNDQKRGTMRLPNIPEAFYAAFSLSRNVQITLHTGLDLPDDAYNNGK from the exons ATGGAAGGAGAGTTAACTTGCCCTGTTTGCAAGAAGCCTTTCGTCAGTCCTATTGCCCTTCCATGCTCTCACAGTGTTTGTTTGGGATGCTCGCAATCTTCGGTAACAACCGCAGGGGGAGATATTCCAACCAGTTCGAATGGCACGGGTCACAGAGATTCCGATGAAACTTCTTATGTTTCCTTGTACGACTTTAACCATTTGTACCAAAGCATCGGTAATCTGCCCTGTTTAAAATGCCCATCGTGCAAAAAAATGTTTCCCCTCGATGGGCGAGGGGTCAACGGGTTCCCGCGTAACCGCTTGTTAGAGAATATTGTCAATCGTTATTACACAAAATCTAATGAAATTGTGTATTGTCAACTGTGCGACGAACATCAACCTTCCAAAGCCACTGTAATGTGTGAACAATGTGAAGTTGCTTACTGTGATCGATGCTGTAAAACATGTCATCCAAGCCGCGGTCCTTTAGCGAAGCATTCACTCGTTGCACCCACAAGCTTAAAAACCCCGCACAAACCGACAGTCTTAAAATGCGGTAGTCACAACGAAGAGAACATCAGTATGTATTGCGTGTTTTGTCGTGTTCCTGTCTGTTATGTTTGTCTGGAGCGTGGACAACATTCTGGACACGAAGTAAAAGCTTTGGGAGCCATGTTCAAAGAGCAAAAg GGAGAACTTTTGGCAAATATTAAATTGTTGGATGCAAAGAACAATGAATTAAAAGCCTTTGTTCAGCACCTGGATGGAAATTGTTCGAGTATTCAG GAAAATGGTTTGGAATTTGAGGCCAGTGTTGTAGCCCAGTGCGATGCCCTGATAAATTTCATTCAGCAGCGCAAAGTGGAACTGATTGAGGCCATAACAACAGAGATGAATTCCAAAATCCAGATAATCAAGGAACAGATGAAATCTTGTGACAAAAAGTTCCAGAATGTTGCTGGGCTCATTCAGTATGCAAATGAATGTTTAAAGGAAACAGATGCAGCCTCCTTTCTTCTG gttgcaaaCTCATTAAATGGAAG AATTACAAGCCTAATTACAAATGAATGGTCAAAGGATGTGAAGTTGCAACCTTCCACTGGTGTTGAACTTGAACTGACGCTGGACACATCAGCTGTAAGAGCAGCACTCCATGACTTGCATTTTATTGAGCTTAAAG CACCAATGGCTCCAGAAATAATGCCAGATGAATGCACAGTTACAAACAATGCCATTACATTGTCATGGAAACCCCGCAACCAAGGCTGTGTGGATGGATATGTAGTCGAGATTGATGACGGAACCTCAAGTGGCAAAGAAGACAATTTCCTGGAGGTTTACAGAGGGAACAGTCTGGAATGTACTGTCTCAGGATTACAGTTTAATTCTACGTACAGAGCAAGAGTGAAAGGATTCAACAAGGCTGGACAAGGTGCTCCTAGTGATGAGGTCTACCTGACAACATCTGATG TTGCATGGTTTGCCTTGGACCCAGCAACTGCTCATCCAGACATTGTCCTAACCAATGACAATGCAACCACGACCTGCACTAGTTTTGACGACAGAGTTGTGCTTGGTAATATCGGCTTTTCCCGTGGGTGTCATTATTGGGAGGTCACCATAGATAGATATGACGGAAATCCAGACCCTGCTGTGGGCGTGGCATTAGGAAGCACCGTCAAGGATTCCATCTTGGGTAAAGATGATAAAGCGTGGTGCATGTACATTGACAGTAGCCGCAGTTGGTTTCGACACAACAATGAGCACTCCAATCGTCGGGATGGAGGTGTAGATGTTGGTGCTGTGATTGGAGTGTTGCTAGACATATCCAACCACAAAGTCACATTTTATTTGAATGATCAAAAGCGAGGAACCATGCGACTGCCAAACATTCCAGAGGCTTTCTATGCCGCATTCAGTTTAAGCCGCAATGTACAAATTACACTGCATACTGGCCTTGACCTTCCAGATGATGCTTATAATAATGGCAAATGA